A region from the bacterium genome encodes:
- a CDS encoding CHASE2 domain-containing protein, which translates to MSPARFHALPTILVGVLLTLLGGSLSVWSPTLVDSLEGKVYDSFLRSAPRHTVPGPITIVDLDETSLERLGQWPWPRHRIARLLDRIRQDGAAAVGLDMVFAEPDRTSLMLLSGEILRDLGKRIDLTGFPGEALDTDRALAAALAKGPYVLGYQFDFESSRGNGCLLHPLRAAVLADGETGGADVLYDARGVVCNLPMLAKAAGSSGFFNVTPDPDGVLRRVPLVIRHDGALYPSLALALFLRARGGDVVLETGTEGVKSLRLDGRRIPLDHHGNMLVNFRGPHRTFPHLPAAAVLEGTADPARLKGRIVLLGTTAAGLKEIRTTPLDAAQPGVEIHANVLDNLLSGDPIAEPRWARLVRVLLVLIPGFLLTGLLTRSSAAWGLALIVPSAAAIWLGSWALLAYRQVFLPPFLPMVTLTVVFTVLASMRFLRADREVRERTRKLALTQDAIIQSLAALTETRHHETGGHIQRTRHYIRVLAGRLQANPGFRNRLDDATVDLLFRLAPLHDIGKVGVRDRILLKPDQLTPEEYEEMKRHTLYGSETIRLAKRMMGEDAFFQLADDLVLNHHERWDGTGYPNGLREEAIPLPGRLMAVADAYDAIISTRVYKPAQIHEDAVRILREKRGTYFDPDVVDAFLEVNEEFRGIAARFVGAVVEPEPPPGT; encoded by the coding sequence TTGAGCCCGGCTCGCTTCCACGCCCTTCCGACGATCCTCGTTGGCGTCCTCCTCACCCTCCTCGGGGGGAGCCTCTCCGTCTGGTCTCCGACGTTGGTCGATTCCCTCGAGGGGAAAGTCTACGACTCCTTTCTCCGGTCCGCACCTAGGCATACCGTGCCCGGCCCGATCACGATCGTGGATCTCGACGAGACGAGTCTCGAGCGCCTCGGCCAGTGGCCATGGCCACGGCACCGGATCGCCCGTCTCCTCGATCGGATCCGGCAGGACGGCGCCGCGGCGGTGGGCCTCGACATGGTGTTCGCCGAACCCGACCGGACGTCGCTCATGCTCCTCTCCGGGGAGATCCTGCGCGACCTCGGGAAGCGGATCGACCTCACGGGCTTCCCGGGGGAAGCGCTGGATACCGACCGGGCCCTCGCGGCGGCGCTCGCCAAAGGCCCCTACGTCCTCGGATACCAGTTCGACTTCGAATCGTCGAGGGGGAACGGGTGCCTCCTTCACCCGCTTCGCGCGGCGGTCCTCGCCGACGGAGAAACGGGAGGCGCCGACGTTCTGTACGACGCCCGGGGAGTCGTCTGCAACCTGCCCATGCTGGCGAAGGCGGCCGGCTCCTCCGGCTTTTTCAACGTCACCCCCGACCCGGACGGTGTCCTGCGCCGTGTTCCCCTGGTGATCCGCCACGACGGGGCGCTCTACCCAAGCCTGGCCCTGGCCCTTTTCCTGCGGGCACGCGGAGGCGACGTCGTTCTTGAGACAGGAACGGAGGGGGTCAAGTCGCTGCGTCTCGACGGGAGGAGGATCCCCCTCGACCATCACGGCAACATGCTGGTGAACTTTCGCGGACCCCACCGAACCTTTCCCCACCTGCCCGCCGCCGCGGTCCTCGAGGGAACCGCGGACCCTGCGCGGCTGAAAGGAAGGATCGTCCTGCTCGGGACCACCGCCGCCGGGCTCAAGGAGATCCGGACCACCCCGCTCGACGCCGCCCAACCCGGGGTGGAGATCCACGCCAACGTCCTCGACAACCTGCTCTCGGGAGACCCCATCGCGGAGCCGCGATGGGCGCGGCTGGTGAGGGTCCTCCTCGTCCTGATCCCCGGGTTCCTGCTGACGGGCCTCCTGACACGGTCCAGCGCCGCGTGGGGGCTCGCGCTGATCGTACCGTCCGCGGCGGCGATCTGGCTCGGTTCCTGGGCACTGCTCGCGTATCGGCAGGTCTTCCTCCCCCCGTTCCTGCCGATGGTCACGTTGACGGTCGTCTTCACCGTCCTCGCCTCCATGCGGTTCCTCCGGGCCGACCGGGAGGTCCGCGAGCGTACCCGCAAACTCGCGCTCACGCAGGACGCCATCATCCAGAGCCTCGCCGCCCTGACGGAAACCCGGCACCATGAAACCGGGGGGCATATCCAGCGCACCCGGCACTACATTCGGGTCCTTGCGGGCCGCCTGCAGGCGAATCCGGGGTTCCGGAACCGGCTGGACGACGCCACGGTGGATCTCCTCTTCCGTCTCGCCCCGCTCCACGACATCGGCAAGGTAGGCGTGCGCGACCGGATCCTCCTGAAGCCGGACCAGTTGACGCCGGAAGAGTACGAGGAGATGAAACGTCACACGCTGTACGGGTCCGAGACGATCCGGCTGGCGAAACGGATGATGGGGGAAGACGCCTTTTTCCAGCTCGCGGACGACCTCGTCCTCAACCACCACGAGCGGTGGGACGGAACGGGGTATCCGAACGGATTGAGGGAGGAAGCGATCCCCCTGCCGGGGCGCCTGATGGCGGTGGCCGACGCTTACGACGCGATCATCTCCACCCGCGTCTACAAGCCAGCGCAGATCCACGAGGACGCGGTACGCATCCTGCGCGAAAAACGGGGAACGTACTTCGACCCCGACGTGGTGGACGCCTTCCTGGAAGTGAACGAGGAGTTCCGGGGGATCGCCGCCCGGTTCGTCGGCGCCGTCGTGGAACCCGAACCGCCCCCAGGAACCTAA
- a CDS encoding TRAP transporter large permease, producing MSGPIVGVYGIVVMFFILFVLRVPAAFTMAMVGFVGIAQVISFDAAFSIVGTEMWNIFSSYGLTVIPLFILVGEIVHYAGYNFSLYDATYKWFGHFRGGLAMTTIMASAAFSAISGSNTATAATMSAVAIPAMKEYEYHPMMNAGSVAAGATLGVLIPPSIVLVVYGLYTGQSIGKLFFGNIIPSAILTVAILGTVVWICRMHPDWGPAGPRFGWKERMKALPEVIDILALFGIIMYALFTGVVTATEAAAVSCFLGYAICLARRKLTWKKFVDSMTETLRISCMVFMIVAGAVIFARFLTLTRLPFAAAEWIQALALPKWMVLWMILLCYIVGGCIMDALAFLLVSLPIFYPLVIQLGYDPIWFGQVITIVTTMGSIMPPIGICCYVVSGMSGIPLGTVFRGSFYYMPSYIVSIIILMISPYWTVLVLSDLVK from the coding sequence ATGAGCGGGCCCATCGTCGGCGTGTACGGGATCGTCGTCATGTTCTTCATCCTGTTCGTACTGCGGGTCCCCGCCGCCTTCACCATGGCCATGGTCGGGTTCGTCGGGATCGCCCAGGTGATCTCCTTCGACGCCGCCTTCTCGATCGTCGGCACCGAGATGTGGAACATCTTCTCCAGCTACGGGCTGACGGTGATCCCTCTCTTCATCCTGGTCGGAGAGATCGTCCATTACGCCGGGTACAATTTCAGCCTCTACGACGCCACCTACAAATGGTTCGGCCATTTCCGCGGCGGGCTCGCGATGACGACGATCATGGCGTCGGCGGCCTTCTCCGCGATCTCGGGCTCCAACACGGCGACGGCGGCCACGATGAGCGCCGTCGCGATTCCCGCCATGAAGGAATACGAGTATCACCCGATGATGAACGCCGGGTCGGTCGCCGCCGGCGCGACGCTCGGCGTCCTCATCCCTCCCTCGATCGTGCTCGTCGTGTACGGCCTGTATACCGGGCAATCGATCGGCAAGCTGTTTTTCGGCAACATCATCCCCAGCGCCATCCTGACCGTCGCCATCCTGGGCACGGTCGTCTGGATCTGCCGGATGCACCCCGACTGGGGTCCCGCCGGGCCGAGGTTCGGCTGGAAGGAACGGATGAAGGCGCTCCCCGAGGTGATCGACATTCTCGCCCTCTTCGGGATCATCATGTACGCCCTGTTCACGGGGGTCGTGACCGCCACGGAGGCCGCCGCCGTGAGCTGTTTCCTGGGGTACGCGATCTGCCTCGCGCGCCGAAAGCTCACGTGGAAGAAGTTCGTCGACTCGATGACCGAAACCCTTCGCATCTCCTGCATGGTCTTCATGATCGTCGCAGGGGCGGTGATCTTCGCCCGGTTCCTGACGCTCACCCGCCTTCCCTTCGCCGCCGCGGAGTGGATCCAGGCGCTCGCCCTGCCCAAATGGATGGTCCTCTGGATGATCCTGCTCTGCTACATCGTCGGCGGCTGCATCATGGATGCGCTCGCGTTTCTGCTCGTCTCGCTTCCCATCTTCTACCCCCTGGTCATCCAACTCGGCTACGACCCGATCTGGTTCGGGCAGGTGATCACGATCGTGACGACGATGGGCTCCATCATGCCGCCGATCGGAATCTGCTGCTACGTCGTGTCCGGCATGTCGGGCATACCGCTGGGGACCGTATTCCGCGGCAGCTTCTACTACATGCCGTCCTACATCGTTTCCATCATCATCCTCATGATCTCTCCGTACTGGACCGTCCTCGTCCTGTCGGACCTCGTGAAATAA
- a CDS encoding indolepyruvate ferredoxin oxidoreductase subunit alpha, whose protein sequence is MSDLILMQGNDAIARGLVAAGCAVAASYPGTPASEILSSIDRWRKKCGATMHVEWAVNEKVALEIAYTAAIAGLRAAVSMKQVGLNVASDPFLSAAYLGVTGGFLVVSADDPGPHSSQTEQDSRLLAMMAKVPVLDPASPAQAMSLAGTGFDLSEAFGVPVMLRPTTRVCHASQDVDAPPFLPSVREARFVKDPARWAATPLFRRKLHDRLAEKIEAIASWPATAPIRVNPGGSPAKAVVASGVAFSHARELFGELGISDRIALYQVTQPYPLHAAFIDHLLETYAEILVLEESAPVIEMQIADRRRVRGRMTGAVPGTGELLPEIVERLLSRFAGLPVQGRTLSTGGGRGRRPTLCPGCAHRSSFYAIRKAAPAGIFPSDIGCYTLGINLGAVDTVLCMGAAVSQAAGFDYANRLSGKQVDIVATIGDSTFYHAGIPPLIDAVVQGARFVLVILDNGTTAMTGNQPTPGSGIGAGGEITAAIDMEGLVRACGVSFCRTANPDRLPEFVALLKEALVHSRERGVAVVIARQPCAMVAFAAGGRDPGAIAITAECNGCRHCVDRFECPSLVFDEAANRVRIDEMTCTGCGVCVHVCPTGAIRSA, encoded by the coding sequence GTGAGCGATCTCATCCTGATGCAGGGGAACGACGCCATCGCGCGCGGGCTGGTCGCGGCCGGCTGCGCGGTTGCCGCCTCCTATCCTGGGACGCCCGCCTCCGAGATCCTCTCCTCGATCGATCGCTGGCGGAAAAAATGCGGCGCGACGATGCACGTCGAATGGGCGGTGAACGAAAAGGTGGCGCTCGAGATCGCCTACACGGCCGCGATCGCCGGGTTGCGGGCCGCGGTCAGCATGAAGCAGGTGGGGTTGAACGTCGCCTCCGACCCGTTCCTCAGCGCCGCCTACCTCGGGGTGACGGGCGGATTCCTGGTCGTCAGCGCGGACGACCCGGGCCCGCACTCCTCGCAGACGGAGCAGGACAGCCGCCTGCTGGCAATGATGGCGAAGGTGCCGGTCCTCGACCCGGCCTCCCCCGCGCAGGCGATGTCGCTCGCGGGGACCGGGTTCGACCTCTCGGAGGCGTTCGGCGTTCCCGTGATGCTGCGGCCGACGACGCGCGTCTGCCACGCGAGCCAGGACGTCGATGCGCCTCCGTTCCTGCCGTCGGTCCGGGAGGCGCGGTTCGTGAAAGATCCGGCCCGCTGGGCGGCGACCCCCCTCTTTCGCCGGAAGCTGCACGACCGTCTTGCGGAGAAGATCGAGGCGATCGCTTCGTGGCCGGCGACCGCCCCGATCCGGGTGAACCCGGGAGGCTCTCCGGCGAAGGCCGTGGTGGCGTCGGGCGTCGCGTTCTCGCATGCCAGGGAACTGTTCGGCGAGCTGGGGATTTCGGACCGGATCGCGCTGTACCAGGTGACCCAGCCGTACCCGCTGCACGCCGCCTTCATCGACCACCTCCTGGAAACGTACGCGGAGATCCTCGTGCTCGAGGAGTCGGCGCCGGTGATCGAGATGCAGATCGCCGACCGGCGACGCGTGCGCGGGCGGATGACCGGCGCGGTTCCGGGGACGGGGGAATTGCTCCCCGAGATCGTCGAGCGGCTCCTCTCCCGGTTCGCCGGCCTTCCCGTTCAGGGCCGGACGCTTTCCACGGGGGGGGGAAGAGGCCGGCGGCCGACGCTGTGCCCCGGCTGCGCTCACCGGTCCAGCTTCTACGCCATCCGGAAGGCGGCCCCCGCAGGAATCTTCCCGAGCGACATCGGCTGCTACACGCTGGGCATCAACCTGGGCGCCGTCGACACGGTCCTGTGCATGGGGGCGGCGGTAAGCCAGGCGGCCGGCTTCGATTACGCCAACCGGCTCTCCGGGAAGCAGGTCGACATCGTCGCCACGATCGGCGACTCGACCTTCTACCACGCCGGGATCCCGCCCCTGATCGACGCCGTCGTCCAGGGGGCGCGGTTCGTCCTCGTGATCCTCGACAACGGGACGACCGCGATGACGGGGAACCAGCCGACGCCGGGATCCGGGATCGGGGCGGGAGGGGAGATTACCGCGGCGATCGACATGGAGGGGCTCGTCCGCGCATGCGGCGTCAGTTTCTGCCGGACCGCGAACCCGGACCGTCTCCCGGAATTCGTGGCGTTGCTCAAGGAGGCGCTCGTCCATTCCCGGGAACGGGGCGTCGCGGTGGTGATCGCCCGGCAGCCGTGTGCGATGGTCGCTTTCGCCGCCGGAGGGAGGGATCCGGGCGCGATCGCGATCACCGCGGAGTGCAACGGGTGCAGGCATTGCGTGGACCGGTTCGAATGCCCGTCCCTGGTCTTCGACGAGGCGGCCAATCGCGTCCGGATCGACGAGATGACCTGCACCGGCTGCGGCGTTTGCGTCCACGTCTGCCCAACGGGCGCGATCCGCTCGGCCTGA
- a CDS encoding protein phosphatase 2C domain-containing protein, with protein MIRIESCGKTDAGLRRSNNEDAFVSAADLGVLALADGMGGAASGEVASGIFADTVRERFSAGPPPGVGEAEDLVLRSFLLANRRILELAARAPEHRGMGCTGELVVFAGDRYVVGHVGDSRVYLFRGGRLRQVTMDHSFVREQVDRGLLTSVQAQVHPWRHMLLRAIGIHDSLEVDLFSGKAHPEDLFLLCSDGLTDMLGDPLIEQRLGSGLSLGEKAERLVRDACDAGGYDNVTVVLGRVLPFGGWVDSQGGGGAG; from the coding sequence ATGATCCGGATCGAATCGTGCGGCAAAACGGATGCCGGATTGCGACGGTCCAACAACGAGGATGCGTTCGTATCCGCTGCCGACCTTGGGGTGCTGGCCCTGGCGGACGGGATGGGGGGGGCGGCTTCCGGGGAGGTGGCGAGCGGCATCTTCGCGGACACCGTGCGGGAACGGTTTTCCGCCGGTCCTCCGCCCGGCGTGGGGGAAGCCGAGGATCTTGTCCTTCGTTCGTTCCTCCTCGCCAATCGGCGCATCCTCGAACTCGCCGCCCGGGCCCCGGAGCACAGGGGAATGGGTTGCACGGGGGAGTTGGTTGTCTTCGCCGGCGACCGATACGTGGTGGGCCATGTGGGCGACAGCCGCGTCTATCTCTTCCGCGGAGGCCGGCTTCGGCAGGTCACGATGGACCACTCGTTCGTTCGGGAACAGGTCGACCGGGGGTTGCTCACTTCCGTGCAGGCGCAGGTTCACCCCTGGAGGCACATGCTCCTTCGGGCCATCGGGATCCATGATTCGCTGGAGGTCGATCTCTTTTCCGGGAAGGCGCACCCGGAGGATCTCTTCCTGCTCTGTTCGGACGGCCTCACCGACATGCTCGGGGATCCCCTCATCGAGCAGAGGCTCGGATCCGGACTTTCCCTCGGAGAGAAGGCGGAACGCCTGGTCCGGGATGCGTGCGACGCGGGGGGATACGACAACGTCACGGTCGTCCTGGGCCGGGTTCTCCCGTTCGGAGGATGGGTTGATTCGCAGGGAGGCGGCGGCGCCGGGTGA
- a CDS encoding FecR family protein has product MKHAVTVPRLLGALFLLAVAGAAVAGETIGVVRTASGDAAVTRVGGTLPASPGLKVMAGDTLVTGRDGSLGVILRDNSSLSIGPESRLVLRSFLFSPAEGKFDLVARITGGTMAYLSGLIGKLSPESARFETPTATIGIRGTRFAVKVGEPSPR; this is encoded by the coding sequence ATGAAGCACGCCGTGACGGTCCCTCGCCTGCTGGGGGCCCTGTTCCTCCTTGCCGTTGCCGGCGCCGCGGTCGCAGGGGAGACGATCGGCGTAGTGCGAACCGCGTCGGGAGACGCCGCCGTCACCCGGGTGGGGGGAACGCTTCCTGCCTCCCCCGGCTTGAAGGTCATGGCCGGCGACACCCTCGTCACCGGTCGGGACGGATCGCTCGGCGTCATCCTCCGAGACAATTCCTCCCTCTCCATCGGCCCGGAGAGCCGACTCGTTCTCCGCAGTTTCCTCTTCTCGCCCGCGGAGGGAAAGTTCGACTTGGTGGCCCGGATCACCGGGGGGACGATGGCGTACCTCTCGGGCCTGATCGGCAAGCTGTCCCCCGAATCAGCCCGCTTCGAAACCCCGACGGCCACGATCGGCATCCGGGGAACGCGCTTCGCCGTGAAGGTGGGGGAGCCTTCACCCCGATGA
- a CDS encoding OmpA family protein, whose amino-acid sequence MIRRSIVLPVAILLLAPACATMLKPCPPASQDTIILLPDDQGKTGAIVVASEGVERRLDRPGQTVTVVPGSPPGLPTVMSGEEARAIAGSALAALPKPPLRHIFYFEHDSVDLTRKSRALLDDVLRAIRNRVPVDVSVVGHTDTVGKKRYNYALSLKRARAVASILLGEGVDPSVLDITSHGENNPLVPTGDQVPEPRNRRVEITVR is encoded by the coding sequence ATGATCCGGCGATCGATCGTCCTTCCTGTCGCGATCCTCCTCCTGGCGCCCGCCTGCGCCACGATGCTGAAGCCGTGTCCCCCGGCATCGCAAGACACCATCATCCTCCTTCCGGACGATCAGGGAAAGACCGGAGCCATTGTCGTGGCGAGCGAGGGTGTCGAGCGGCGACTGGATCGCCCGGGGCAAACGGTGACGGTCGTTCCTGGATCCCCTCCCGGACTCCCCACCGTGATGTCCGGAGAAGAGGCGCGCGCGATCGCGGGGTCCGCCCTCGCGGCCCTCCCGAAACCGCCTTTACGCCACATCTTCTACTTCGAACACGATTCGGTCGATCTAACGAGGAAGTCGCGGGCGCTGCTGGACGACGTGCTGCGAGCGATCCGCAACCGCGTCCCGGTGGACGTCAGCGTGGTAGGGCACACCGACACGGTGGGAAAGAAGCGGTACAACTACGCCCTTTCCCTGAAGCGCGCGAGAGCGGTGGCCTCCATCCTGCTCGGGGAGGGAGTCGATCCGTCCGTCCTCGACATCACCTCCCACGGGGAGAACAACCCGCTCGTCCCCACCGGCGACCAGGTCCCCGAACCGCGGAACCGCCGGGTGGAGATCACGGTCCGGTAA
- a CDS encoding phenylacetate--CoA ligase: protein MLKRFPPAYRTDRELRDLQLAGLRWTVGHAWNNSPFYRERLDESGISPASIRSLDDLASLPFTTADDLRDGYPLPLLSVPTRDILRIHSSSGTTGKRKILCYTRKDLDDWQDMFGRCYEMAGLSLEDRVQICVGYGLWTAGVGFQLGAERFGAMAIPSGPGNLELQCNFLIDLQTTVLCCTASMGLLVAEEVHARGLRGGLRLRKVILGAERTSDAMLQTIRDLLGVEEVYDIPGLTELYGPGTGLSCRHNVGIHYWSDYYILEILDPESLAPVAPGEIGEMVYTTLRKEAAPLLRYRSRDLTRLIEGPCPCGCILPRHDRILGRSDDMVVFRGVNVYPGQVDEVLSRIGGIGSEYQVLLDRKTDGKDYMTVKVELASAAAGGDAASVARVVASEIKRNLMVSCAVDMIPYGTLPRSERKTKRVFDNRPI from the coding sequence ATGCTGAAACGGTTTCCACCAGCCTACCGAACGGACCGGGAGTTGCGGGACCTTCAGCTCGCGGGACTCCGCTGGACCGTCGGGCACGCCTGGAACAATTCCCCCTTCTACCGGGAGCGCCTCGACGAATCCGGGATATCGCCCGCTTCCATCCGGTCGCTCGACGACCTTGCGAGTCTTCCCTTCACGACGGCGGACGATTTGCGGGATGGATACCCGCTCCCGCTCCTGTCGGTTCCGACGCGGGACATCCTCCGGATCCATTCCTCCTCGGGGACGACGGGGAAGCGGAAGATCCTCTGCTATACGAGGAAAGACCTCGACGACTGGCAGGACATGTTCGGCCGGTGCTACGAGATGGCGGGGCTATCCCTCGAGGACCGCGTGCAGATCTGCGTAGGCTACGGGCTGTGGACGGCGGGGGTCGGCTTCCAGCTCGGGGCGGAGCGGTTCGGGGCGATGGCCATCCCGTCCGGACCCGGGAATCTCGAGCTGCAATGCAATTTCCTGATCGACCTCCAGACGACGGTTCTCTGCTGCACCGCGTCGATGGGGCTCCTCGTTGCGGAGGAGGTCCACGCGCGCGGCCTGCGGGGGGGGCTCCGGCTCAGGAAAGTGATCCTGGGCGCCGAGCGGACGAGCGATGCGATGCTCCAGACGATCCGGGACCTGCTGGGCGTCGAGGAGGTGTACGACATTCCCGGGCTGACGGAGCTGTACGGCCCCGGGACCGGACTTTCCTGCCGGCATAACGTCGGGATCCACTACTGGTCCGACTACTACATCCTGGAGATCCTCGACCCGGAGTCGCTCGCGCCCGTCGCGCCCGGGGAGATCGGCGAGATGGTCTACACGACGCTTCGCAAGGAGGCCGCGCCGCTCCTCCGGTATCGCTCGCGCGACCTGACCCGGCTGATCGAGGGACCATGTCCCTGCGGATGCATCCTCCCCCGCCACGACCGGATCCTCGGGCGTTCCGACGACATGGTCGTCTTCCGGGGCGTGAACGTCTATCCCGGCCAGGTCGACGAGGTCCTCTCGCGGATCGGCGGGATCGGGAGCGAGTACCAGGTTCTCCTCGACCGGAAGACCGACGGGAAGGATTACATGACGGTCAAGGTGGAGCTGGCATCGGCCGCGGCGGGTGGCGATGCCGCATCGGTCGCCCGCGTCGTCGCGTCGGAGATCAAGCGGAACCTGATGGTCTCCTGCGCGGTCGACATGATCCCCTACGGGACCCTCCCGCGCTCCGAACGCAAGACGAAACGGGTCTTCGACAACCGCCCCATCTGA
- a CDS encoding 2-oxoacid:acceptor oxidoreductase family protein has translation MRRAVRVALIFEREHLVGVSGGKRNGLRQQVVLSGVGGQGILFLSRLLAEAAIACGFPVLTSETHGMAQRGGVVVSHLKVGGFDSPLVRTGRADLLLVLKEENVALHREFLADGGDLIVNAPIRPDAGSGVRVHAVDGDALALSAGVPHAVNLILLGYAFARIGGGEAGGFFCAAGEIRDALSRRHGGSGSRLAASLSALDLGIAHGTW, from the coding sequence ATGCGCCGTGCTGTTCGGGTTGCACTTATTTTCGAAAGGGAGCACTTAGTGGGCGTAAGCGGGGGAAAACGGAACGGGCTCCGCCAGCAGGTCGTACTGTCCGGCGTCGGAGGGCAGGGGATCCTGTTCCTCTCCCGTCTTCTGGCCGAGGCGGCGATCGCCTGCGGATTCCCGGTGCTCACCTCGGAAACGCACGGGATGGCCCAACGGGGCGGGGTCGTCGTCTCCCACCTGAAGGTGGGCGGATTCGACAGCCCACTGGTCCGGACGGGCCGGGCCGACCTTCTCCTCGTCCTCAAGGAGGAGAACGTCGCCCTTCACCGGGAGTTCCTGGCCGACGGCGGCGACCTGATCGTCAACGCGCCGATCCGACCCGATGCCGGTTCCGGGGTACGGGTGCACGCGGTAGACGGCGACGCGCTCGCCCTCTCGGCCGGTGTCCCGCATGCGGTCAACCTGATCCTGCTCGGATACGCGTTCGCGCGGATCGGCGGGGGAGAGGCGGGCGGATTCTTCTGCGCGGCGGGGGAGATCCGGGATGCGCTCTCGCGGCGGCACGGGGGGAGCGGTTCCCGGCTCGCCGCATCGCTCTCCGCCCTCGACCTTGGCATCGCCCATGGAACGTGGTAA
- a CDS encoding TRAP transporter small permease, translated as MERLSELLRKGLMIAGGVSLLALTLLATLNVALRIFRVPVSGTYEIVSFLGAVVTAGALGYTQKRKDHIVVDILSEKFPPKVKRALDRVNYLLILVFFSIVSWQTFVYAKRLLVTGELSETLKIAYSPFVFLVGVGFAALALTSFLDLIETVWTRAERK; from the coding sequence CTGGAGCGCCTTTCCGAACTGCTTCGGAAAGGCCTGATGATCGCCGGGGGCGTCTCTCTCCTGGCGCTCACCCTCCTGGCGACGTTGAACGTCGCCCTGAGGATATTCCGGGTCCCGGTGAGCGGGACGTATGAGATCGTCTCCTTCCTCGGGGCGGTCGTCACCGCCGGCGCCCTCGGCTATACCCAGAAGCGGAAGGACCACATCGTCGTGGATATCCTCTCGGAGAAGTTCCCGCCGAAGGTCAAGCGGGCCCTCGACCGGGTGAACTACCTCCTCATCCTCGTGTTCTTCTCCATCGTCTCCTGGCAGACCTTCGTGTACGCGAAGAGGCTGCTGGTGACGGGGGAGCTGTCCGAAACGCTGAAGATCGCCTATTCACCCTTCGTCTTCCTCGTCGGCGTCGGGTTCGCCGCCCTCGCCCTGACGAGTTTTCTCGACCTGATCGAAACCGTCTGGACCCGCGCGGAGAGGAAATGA
- a CDS encoding TRAP transporter substrate-binding protein: MQKISNPFPREALVKAKSVLPVLLSVLFLALFLAPGTAPSTETITLRYANFPPAATFPCVQMERWAKEVSIRTHGRVKVQTFPGGTLLGAKNIFDGVISGMADIGNFAMSYQPGRFPVSEAVDLPMGFTSARAASLTLFDLIEKHKPKEFAQVKVLTLFTCPPTNFMTKTPVRSLADLKGLELRVAGTNAEVVKRLGGIPVAMPQSETPEAIQKGVVKGMVSSMEILKDFKFAAYTPYATVANLPVVSFAVVMNQAKWDSLPADVKDVLEKMRREQAEWTGKYVDDHVTEALAWSKANYQHQIFGLSPADQDKVASLLKPMTEEYVKRTAALGLDGEKIVSDVQALKQKHERKQR, from the coding sequence ATGCAGAAGATTTCTAATCCATTTCCCAGGGAGGCGCTCGTGAAAGCGAAATCGGTATTGCCTGTTCTCCTGTCGGTTCTTTTCCTTGCCCTGTTTCTCGCGCCCGGGACGGCGCCGTCCACCGAGACGATCACGCTCCGGTACGCCAACTTCCCGCCGGCCGCCACCTTCCCCTGCGTCCAGATGGAGCGCTGGGCGAAGGAGGTTTCGATACGGACCCACGGGAGGGTGAAGGTCCAGACGTTCCCGGGGGGGACCCTTCTCGGGGCCAAGAACATCTTCGACGGCGTCATCTCGGGGATGGCCGACATCGGCAACTTCGCGATGAGCTACCAGCCGGGCCGGTTTCCCGTCTCCGAGGCCGTGGACCTTCCGATGGGGTTCACGAGCGCCCGCGCCGCGAGCCTCACCCTGTTCGACCTCATCGAGAAGCACAAGCCGAAGGAGTTCGCGCAGGTCAAGGTGCTGACGCTCTTCACCTGCCCCCCGACCAACTTCATGACGAAGACGCCGGTCCGGTCGCTGGCCGACCTCAAGGGGCTGGAGCTGCGGGTCGCCGGCACGAACGCCGAGGTCGTGAAGCGGTTGGGCGGGATCCCCGTCGCGATGCCGCAGTCCGAGACGCCCGAGGCGATCCAGAAGGGGGTCGTGAAGGGGATGGTCTCGTCGATGGAGATCCTCAAGGACTTCAAGTTCGCCGCCTACACGCCGTACGCCACGGTCGCGAACCTTCCCGTCGTCTCCTTCGCCGTCGTGATGAACCAGGCGAAGTGGGACTCCCTTCCGGCCGACGTGAAGGACGTGCTCGAGAAGATGCGTCGCGAGCAGGCGGAGTGGACCGGAAAGTACGTGGATGACCACGTGACCGAGGCCCTCGCCTGGTCGAAAGCGAATTACCAGCACCAGATCTTCGGGCTCTCCCCGGCGGACCAAGACAAGGTCGCCTCCCTCCTGAAGCCGATGACCGAAGAATATGTGAAGCGGACGGCCGCGCTCGGGCTGGACGGCGAGAAGATCGTTTCCGACGTCCAGGCACTAAAGCAAAAGCACGAGCGGAAGCAGCGGTAG